One segment of Fimbriiglobus ruber DNA contains the following:
- a CDS encoding type II secretion system protein GspK: MLRKKSHARPVAGSALARLAGSRFSFRGKLRTTRRVGFALIAVLIVVSVLSLAAYRFAESMTSEYQVAVRTTEAAQAKTFAASGVHYVAGMLADPNTFNGTLAGNPYDNQGVFANVTVSTDGPKGGGRFSLIAVGDTFTGTGESRYMIRYGVTDEAAKINVNSMLQLDPTGNTLYTALMTLPNMTPNIADSIVDWVDSDEIPRTNGSESSYYQGLSQPYRSKNAPLNSLDELLLVNGVTPQLLYGNDRNRNGKMDTGEADGNDFGRGWSEFLTPYGRELDVDINGNQRINLNDSTTDPNTQSQLLTQALGQAMSDYIMAARMYGTTSTASSTTSSSSSGSSTSGSSTTQSGSSGSSGNSGSGSSGSMSGSGSSGSSGSGSSGNSGSSGSSSGSGSSGSSSNTVTGTAANLRTAVAASLAASTPPTLSNKISSIGSLFSTQVSLPQPANAAQNAPTTVVASPLNDPTQLATVLPPLLDATTPRTTYDMVPRVNVNMAPPEVLTALPGLTAADVATIVNARGSQSPTDPATTTGAWIFTQAGIDPSKFAALEQYITGKTMTYRVHSVGYFASNGSIGNGGAVARVEAVIDTNQGTPRFLYYRDVTDLGRGFDLPR; the protein is encoded by the coding sequence CAGAGGGAAGCTGCGGACGACCCGCCGCGTCGGCTTCGCGCTGATCGCGGTGCTGATCGTCGTCTCCGTACTCTCCCTCGCCGCCTACCGCTTCGCCGAGTCGATGACCTCCGAGTACCAGGTCGCGGTGCGGACCACCGAGGCCGCCCAGGCGAAGACGTTCGCCGCCTCGGGCGTCCACTACGTCGCCGGCATGCTGGCCGACCCGAACACCTTCAACGGCACCCTCGCCGGGAACCCGTACGACAACCAGGGCGTGTTCGCGAACGTCACCGTGTCGACGGACGGCCCCAAGGGGGGCGGGCGGTTCAGCCTGATCGCGGTCGGGGACACGTTCACCGGGACGGGCGAGAGCCGGTACATGATCCGGTACGGCGTGACCGACGAGGCCGCCAAGATCAACGTCAACTCGATGTTGCAGCTCGACCCGACCGGGAACACGCTGTACACCGCGCTGATGACTTTGCCGAATATGACGCCGAACATCGCGGACTCGATCGTCGATTGGGTGGATTCCGACGAGATTCCGCGTACGAACGGGTCCGAGTCGTCGTATTATCAGGGCCTCTCGCAACCGTACCGCTCCAAGAACGCGCCGCTGAACAGCCTGGACGAGCTGTTACTCGTCAACGGCGTGACGCCGCAACTGCTGTACGGGAACGACCGCAATCGCAACGGCAAGATGGACACCGGCGAAGCCGACGGGAACGACTTCGGCCGCGGGTGGTCGGAATTCCTGACCCCCTACGGCCGCGAACTGGACGTGGACATCAACGGGAACCAGCGGATCAACCTGAACGACTCCACGACCGACCCGAACACGCAGTCCCAATTGTTGACCCAGGCGCTCGGCCAAGCGATGTCGGACTACATAATGGCCGCCCGGATGTACGGAACGACCTCGACCGCTTCGTCGACGACTAGCTCGTCGTCCAGCGGGTCGTCGACGTCCGGCAGTTCTACGACGCAAAGCGGGTCGTCGGGTTCGTCCGGGAATTCGGGTTCGGGCTCGTCGGGTTCCATGTCCGGCTCGGGCTCGTCCGGGAGTTCAGGTTCGGGCTCCTCCGGGAACTCGGGCTCAAGTGGTTCGTCGAGCGGGTCCGGGAGTTCGGGCTCGTCCTCGAACACCGTGACCGGCACCGCCGCCAACCTGCGGACCGCGGTCGCGGCCTCGCTGGCGGCCAGCACCCCCCCGACACTGTCGAACAAGATCAGCTCGATCGGGTCGCTCTTTAGCACGCAGGTTTCGCTCCCGCAGCCGGCGAACGCGGCGCAAAACGCCCCGACGACGGTCGTCGCCAGCCCGCTCAACGACCCGACGCAGCTGGCCACCGTGCTGCCGCCCCTGCTCGACGCGACGACCCCGCGGACGACCTACGACATGGTCCCCCGCGTGAACGTCAACATGGCCCCGCCGGAAGTCCTGACCGCGCTGCCCGGGCTGACCGCGGCGGACGTCGCCACGATCGTGAACGCCCGCGGGTCGCAGTCCCCGACCGACCCGGCGACCACGACCGGGGCCTGGATCTTCACCCAGGCGGGGATCGACCCGAGCAAGTTCGCCGCACTCGAACAATACATCACCGGGAAGACGATGACGTACCGCGTCCACTCGGTCGGGTACTTCGCGTCCAACGGCTCGATCGGTAACGGGGGGGCGGTCGCCCGGGTCGAGGCCGTGATCGACACGAACCAGGGCACCCCCCGCTTCCTGTACTACCGCGACGTGACCGACTTGGGCCGCGGATTCGACCTCCCGCGTTGA
- the pilM gene encoding type IV pilus biogenesis protein PilM, producing MSRFLAIDADVNGLVVTAATLKGRTVVLEHAVADGGEARPLSPASAPALGARLKEILRRDGIRPAPVLVCFGRDRIILKDVRHPPTAPVEEPAVVRFQAVKDLTESPDDVVMDYAPVDGGAPTADGEKRALAVFVRKEMVQAARILCDAAGLKLAAVSPRPFAAVAAARYELAAGTAHQPPEGGPGAVIAVVSLWGTGGEFTVARGADVALSRTVSAQSHEDPRGLAGELKRNLAAYDGQNPTTPVRALYICEADAPGGWADHLRAALPVPVYTLDPLAAAPAAATDVPEAARGRFVGPIGLLAGWAAADAVPINFAAPRQPRPEKGPGPRRVIMAAVAAALVFAVGGVIGYLELDKADQELAALKTHKEELDQELQSHELDAKRLAAADDFSGREIPWLDELYDLADRVPDVSKLSVTEMNGVALAPPKPAQKIPGQAPPPKEKVGPVAALSLTMRTADDKLAQRVQDAFTADKFYANTSRTIGGLNDAAAKGQQFVLNTQVLHRKPKDYTRHLVPPPAPAPRGGFGGGFGGGVDDFEGGFGP from the coding sequence GTGTCTCGTTTCCTGGCCATCGACGCCGACGTCAACGGGCTGGTCGTCACGGCCGCGACCCTGAAGGGTCGCACGGTCGTGCTCGAGCACGCCGTCGCGGACGGCGGCGAGGCCCGCCCGCTGTCGCCGGCGTCCGCGCCGGCCCTCGGCGCCCGCCTGAAGGAGATCCTGAGGCGGGACGGCATTAGGCCGGCCCCGGTCCTCGTCTGCTTCGGCCGCGACCGGATCATCCTGAAGGACGTCCGCCACCCCCCGACCGCCCCGGTCGAGGAGCCGGCCGTCGTCCGCTTCCAGGCGGTCAAGGACCTGACCGAGTCGCCGGACGACGTGGTCATGGACTACGCCCCGGTCGACGGCGGGGCTCCGACCGCGGACGGCGAGAAGCGGGCGCTGGCCGTGTTCGTCCGCAAGGAGATGGTCCAGGCGGCCCGCATCCTCTGCGACGCGGCCGGCCTGAAGCTGGCCGCGGTGTCCCCGCGGCCGTTCGCGGCGGTGGCCGCCGCCCGGTACGAGCTCGCGGCCGGCACCGCCCACCAGCCGCCCGAAGGCGGGCCCGGGGCGGTGATCGCGGTCGTCTCGCTGTGGGGCACCGGCGGGGAGTTCACCGTCGCCCGCGGGGCGGACGTGGCGCTTTCCCGGACCGTGTCCGCCCAGTCCCACGAAGACCCCCGCGGGCTCGCCGGGGAACTCAAGCGGAACCTCGCGGCCTACGACGGCCAGAACCCGACGACCCCCGTCCGCGCCTTGTACATCTGCGAGGCGGACGCCCCCGGCGGGTGGGCCGACCACCTCCGGGCTGCCCTCCCGGTCCCCGTTTACACGCTCGACCCGCTGGCCGCCGCCCCGGCCGCGGCCACCGACGTCCCCGAGGCGGCCCGCGGCCGGTTCGTCGGGCCGATCGGGCTGCTCGCGGGGTGGGCCGCGGCCGACGCCGTCCCGATCAACTTCGCGGCCCCCCGGCAGCCGCGGCCCGAGAAGGGCCCCGGCCCCCGGCGGGTGATCATGGCGGCCGTCGCCGCCGCCCTCGTCTTCGCCGTCGGCGGGGTGATCGGGTACCTCGAACTCGACAAGGCCGACCAGGAACTCGCCGCCCTGAAGACCCACAAGGAAGAACTCGACCAGGAACTGCAGTCGCACGAGCTCGACGCCAAGCGGCTGGCCGCGGCCGACGATTTTTCCGGCCGCGAGATCCCCTGGCTCGACGAGCTGTACGACCTCGCGGACCGCGTCCCGGACGTCAGTAAGCTGTCCGTGACCGAAATGAACGGCGTGGCCCTGGCCCCGCCCAAGCCGGCCCAAAAGATCCCCGGACAGGCGCCGCCGCCGAAGGAGAAGGTCGGCCCGGTCGCCGCCCTCTCGCTCACCATGCGGACCGCCGACGACAAGCTCGCCCAGAGAGTCCAGGACGCGTTCACGGCGGACAAGTTTTACGCCAACACGTCGCGAACCATCGGCGGCTTAAACGACGCCGCGGCCAAGGGGCAACAGTTCGTGCTCAACACTCAGGTTCTGCACCGTAAGCCGAAGGACTACACCCGGCACCTCGTCCCGCCCCCGGCGCCCGCCCCGCGGGGCGGGTTCGGCGGCGGCTTCGGTGGGGGGGTCGACGACTTCGAGGGGGGGTTCGGGCCATGA
- a CDS encoding secretin N-terminal domain-containing protein, whose translation MAIPRARRAFRVPQWRLRQWLPAVLVAGLGGTALALQPQAAPVTQPAPAQPMAPVPPAADVQKKFSYKFEKASWDSVFAWFSRQSGLNLIATVKPTGTVSLTIDNKTLPEIIDLFNDALAAEKFVLVRLEQSFTLHTADEKFPSEWIAKITPDQLSKRGKSEIVQTVLPLKTIMAEDIVPQVKKLLTNFGEVSPLGANNLIVTDKAGNIRNIVTHLATLEDEKNGDSLTYVCKFQKAQKIADLLGKSLSDEKTVVPAQPGGFGGGFPGGFGGGFPGGFGGGGFPGGDMGGGGGRGNRGGGGNNNNNNGGGGGIGPRFRSVQIAVQEETNTIVVTGPADKIAIAKNLLTQLDAGSPGEKPRIIGGKAESRTYNVPASTADAVAGMLKNVYKTSSVTQITALPGGNQILVYALPADHFDIVDMIRGDSQTKPNTVVKNIPLSVTTPDKAAKTLQAALGSTGLFIEAQTEGTPGIVLRGTPDQIAQAEEVLRALGEDPRTGAVLNNLPTMRVITIDNGSPAILAQGLADMLKNLGRKNPVQVIDPSQFNKKSDPEPAPVPPPKPDAPQQKSSRESGLPAEFVVAQVPGGPLADPQAPQPKNDPGAAKPVTITIAGDKLIINSQDPEALEIVTQLARLLTAQPKGEQLFEVIRLKNVAAEDAAKVISEAFNGPAPQGGMGGGGGGGRGGRGGGGGGGFGGGGFGGFGGLGALFGGLGGGPGGDGVPGSPAAGRVRVVADKTSNSLIIVKASMLDLLTIRHLLRNAVDYDGPPEGGVAKTFIISIKYARAERVAEQLRELYRNQTSRLTALPAPSPFALGGAQPTPLQPASLSVVADEASNRLMVNCTDKLYVEVKLLVEELDQTTKDNPEVVRVVTVKGLSPTQVQQAVDALLGRPVVATNTPGGMQAGQRPGGFGGGGFGGGGFPGGGGFGGGGFGGGGFPGGGGLGGGGFGGGRPGGGFGGGGGGPGGGGFGGGGGGARPGGGGQGGGRGGQGGGGRNQRSALDGSGGRDFFEDRGMDSPSALIYDPLTDDTPGPVTQAPPVDNASILLTAAYLPQEQAPAPRAPAPPAGGLNAPSPSNDVTVQPFEELGIIILRGRNERDVLEILRFIELLTKNTESAQLEIRQIPLEQGDATEIVSHLNQIFSRVQIGIASSTVVQRGMGAGGFVLGAGGGGGFGQGGGANQQAQSTGPLLIFPLPRFNSVLIAAPKSRIEDVEKEVHRLDKAGSAQMKPVPYPLKRAPAQYVGSQIQNFFAQRYSDESLIQNQIRVSFDANTNTVFVQAGPSDQAEIAELINYFDTRTSKAVNEVKVFRLRNAYSDELAQVLGQALTSSIVNPSLSAVQRQITGAGGGAGGAGGGAGGGGGNNVPGGFGQVGAGGGGGGGFGGGGAGGGGFGGGGAGGGLGGGAGATGSLTQGSGLTTKTTTLKFFSAAGGTPVESGMLEDVHITPDARINGLIIAAPSTTMRLLEALIKELDVVAAASSYINVFTLKRADAVTTATILTNLFSSSARTGAGGGGAFGAGGFGGGAGGGGGGGGGLAGGGATGGLTSVNAVSRPLLTLTGQASDGATLIDLRITADPRTNSIVVAGSRNDLDTINAIVARLEDADAPQLRSEVFKLRYAASADLATAIQTYVATYTPLITQQYQGPFQTIQKNVVVVAEPVSNTLMIAASQPLFEEIARMVARMDAQPPQVFVQVTIAEVQLTAHEEFGVEIGLQSPILFSRSSTGTTPGTPGYNFNSTAALPNTTSAGSGTVGFQGLGQLGVGRSGSAGVGGFVFSAASDAVSILVRALKTQGRVDILSRPQLLLTDNQQGFFQVGQQYPLPSATTVTGTGLAQQSITYVDIGIVLRITPRINPDGRVLMRVEPQVSSPDPISVAVGTTTAPAIDVQTLQTTVQAGDGETVVLGGLISKQDTKQENKIPVLGDLPWVGAAFRYRTQDQQKRELLFIMTPHIIRSEADFARISRDESSRMSWNLKDVANVHGYGLDVLSGNRPLAPGACPPGSYTPGPAPYMASPGFVPSPSYPSVQPETLPLLIPGQPPSAVVPPGALPYGTVGPVGPYGGSGVPYGPGGPVPYGPGGPGVPYGPGGPVPGGPGGPIPGGPGGPGGPIPGSPIPGGPVPGGSIPPGGPGGPVPGNPGGQLPPGGPGGPNAQVVPPAGPVIVPTSGSVTIVAPPVGTPVTVTPPAGTGVPANSGKPQPVVMYPQSQMTPGYVPPTPQTVNTLPAGSDSAPATKPNGQDATPWVFQRGPSK comes from the coding sequence ATGGCTATTCCGCGCGCTCGCCGAGCGTTCCGCGTCCCGCAATGGCGCCTCCGCCAGTGGCTGCCGGCGGTGTTGGTCGCCGGCCTGGGTGGGACGGCCCTGGCCCTCCAGCCCCAGGCCGCCCCGGTCACTCAACCGGCCCCGGCCCAGCCGATGGCCCCGGTCCCGCCGGCCGCCGATGTGCAAAAGAAATTCTCGTACAAGTTCGAGAAGGCGTCGTGGGACTCGGTCTTCGCGTGGTTCTCCCGGCAGAGCGGGCTGAACCTGATCGCCACCGTCAAGCCGACGGGGACGGTCTCCCTCACGATCGACAACAAGACGCTCCCCGAAATCATCGACCTGTTCAACGACGCGCTGGCGGCCGAAAAGTTCGTGCTCGTCCGCCTCGAACAGTCGTTCACGCTGCACACGGCGGACGAGAAGTTCCCGAGCGAGTGGATCGCCAAGATCACCCCGGACCAGCTGTCCAAGCGGGGTAAGTCGGAGATCGTCCAGACCGTCCTGCCGCTCAAGACGATCATGGCGGAGGACATCGTCCCCCAGGTGAAGAAGCTCCTCACCAACTTCGGGGAAGTCTCCCCGCTGGGGGCCAACAACCTGATCGTGACCGACAAGGCCGGGAACATCCGGAACATCGTCACGCACCTCGCCACGCTGGAAGACGAAAAGAACGGGGACTCGCTGACGTACGTCTGCAAGTTCCAGAAGGCCCAGAAGATCGCGGACCTGCTCGGCAAATCGCTCTCCGACGAGAAGACGGTGGTGCCGGCGCAGCCGGGCGGGTTCGGGGGCGGATTCCCCGGCGGGTTCGGGGGCGGATTCCCCGGCGGGTTCGGGGGCGGCGGATTCCCCGGCGGCGATATGGGCGGCGGCGGTGGCCGCGGTAACCGGGGCGGTGGGGGGAACAACAACAACAACAACGGTGGCGGGGGCGGGATCGGGCCGCGGTTCCGGTCCGTCCAGATCGCCGTCCAGGAAGAAACCAACACGATTGTGGTCACCGGCCCGGCGGACAAGATCGCGATCGCCAAGAATCTGCTCACCCAGCTCGACGCCGGCAGCCCCGGGGAGAAACCCCGGATCATCGGCGGGAAGGCCGAGTCGCGGACGTACAACGTCCCGGCCAGCACCGCCGACGCGGTGGCGGGGATGCTCAAGAACGTCTACAAGACGTCCAGCGTTACCCAGATCACCGCCCTCCCGGGCGGCAACCAGATCCTGGTCTACGCGCTGCCGGCCGACCACTTCGACATCGTCGACATGATCCGGGGCGACAGCCAGACCAAACCGAACACGGTGGTCAAGAACATCCCGCTGTCGGTTACGACGCCCGACAAGGCGGCCAAGACGCTCCAGGCCGCGCTCGGCAGCACCGGCCTCTTCATTGAGGCCCAGACCGAAGGGACGCCCGGCATCGTCCTCCGCGGGACGCCCGACCAGATCGCGCAGGCGGAGGAGGTCCTCCGGGCGCTCGGGGAAGACCCCCGCACGGGGGCCGTGCTGAACAACCTGCCGACCATGCGGGTGATCACGATCGACAACGGCAGCCCGGCCATCCTCGCCCAGGGCCTGGCCGACATGCTCAAGAACCTCGGCCGCAAGAACCCGGTCCAGGTGATCGACCCGAGCCAGTTTAATAAGAAGTCGGACCCCGAGCCGGCCCCGGTGCCCCCGCCGAAGCCGGACGCGCCGCAGCAGAAGTCGTCCCGCGAGAGCGGGCTGCCGGCGGAGTTCGTCGTCGCGCAAGTGCCGGGCGGCCCGCTCGCCGACCCGCAAGCGCCGCAACCAAAGAACGACCCGGGCGCGGCGAAGCCGGTCACGATCACCATCGCCGGGGACAAGTTGATCATCAACAGTCAGGACCCCGAGGCGCTGGAGATCGTCACCCAGCTGGCCCGGCTCCTCACCGCCCAACCCAAGGGCGAGCAGCTCTTCGAAGTGATCCGCCTGAAGAACGTCGCCGCGGAAGACGCGGCCAAGGTCATCAGCGAAGCCTTCAACGGCCCGGCCCCGCAAGGCGGCATGGGCGGCGGCGGCGGCGGCGGTCGAGGTGGTCGTGGCGGTGGCGGCGGTGGTGGGTTCGGGGGCGGTGGATTTGGCGGGTTCGGTGGACTCGGCGCCCTCTTCGGCGGCCTCGGCGGCGGGCCGGGCGGCGACGGCGTGCCCGGTAGCCCGGCGGCCGGCCGCGTCCGCGTGGTCGCGGACAAGACGAGTAACTCGCTGATCATCGTCAAGGCGTCGATGCTCGACCTACTTACGATCCGCCACCTGCTGCGGAACGCGGTCGACTACGACGGCCCGCCCGAGGGGGGCGTCGCGAAGACGTTCATCATCTCGATCAAGTACGCCCGGGCGGAACGGGTCGCCGAGCAGCTCCGGGAACTCTACCGGAACCAGACGTCCCGGCTCACGGCCCTGCCCGCGCCGTCACCGTTCGCCCTCGGCGGTGCCCAGCCGACCCCGCTCCAGCCGGCTTCCCTGTCCGTCGTCGCCGACGAGGCGAGCAACCGGCTCATGGTGAACTGCACGGACAAGCTGTACGTCGAAGTGAAATTACTGGTCGAGGAACTCGACCAGACGACCAAGGACAACCCCGAAGTCGTCCGGGTGGTCACGGTTAAGGGCCTGAGCCCCACCCAGGTTCAGCAGGCGGTCGACGCCCTGCTCGGCCGCCCGGTCGTCGCGACGAACACGCCCGGCGGGATGCAGGCCGGACAACGCCCCGGCGGGTTCGGTGGTGGTGGATTCGGCGGTGGCGGGTTCCCCGGCGGTGGTGGGTTCGGTGGTGGTGGATTCGGTGGTGGCGGGTTCCCCGGCGGTGGTGGACTCGGCGGTGGCGGGTTCGGCGGCGGGCGCCCGGGTGGCGGATTCGGTGGGGGCGGTGGTGGCCCCGGCGGTGGCGGATTCGGCGGGGGAGGGGGAGGCGCGAGACCCGGGGGCGGCGGCCAGGGTGGCGGCCGCGGCGGCCAGGGGGGTGGCGGACGCAACCAGCGGTCCGCTCTCGACGGCTCCGGAGGGCGCGATTTTTTTGAAGACCGGGGAATGGATTCCCCTTCCGCGCTGATCTACGACCCGCTGACCGACGACACGCCGGGCCCCGTCACACAGGCCCCGCCCGTCGATAACGCATCGATCCTGCTGACGGCCGCCTACCTGCCGCAGGAGCAGGCGCCGGCCCCACGCGCACCCGCGCCCCCGGCGGGAGGTCTGAACGCGCCGAGCCCGTCGAACGACGTGACCGTCCAGCCGTTCGAGGAACTGGGGATTATCATCCTCCGCGGGCGGAACGAGCGGGACGTTCTGGAAATCCTGCGGTTCATCGAACTCCTGACCAAGAATACGGAGTCCGCCCAGCTCGAAATCCGGCAGATCCCACTCGAACAGGGTGACGCGACAGAGATTGTCAGCCACCTCAACCAAATCTTCTCCCGCGTCCAGATCGGGATCGCGAGCAGTACCGTCGTCCAGCGCGGCATGGGCGCTGGCGGATTTGTGTTAGGCGCTGGGGGTGGCGGCGGGTTCGGACAAGGCGGCGGGGCGAACCAACAAGCCCAGTCGACCGGTCCGCTCCTCATCTTCCCGCTCCCGCGTTTCAACTCGGTGCTGATCGCCGCACCGAAGAGCCGGATCGAAGACGTCGAGAAGGAAGTCCACCGGCTCGACAAGGCGGGCAGCGCCCAAATGAAGCCGGTCCCGTACCCGCTCAAGCGGGCCCCGGCCCAGTACGTGGGCTCGCAGATTCAGAACTTTTTCGCCCAACGGTATTCGGACGAGAGCCTGATTCAAAATCAGATCCGGGTGTCGTTCGACGCGAACACCAACACCGTATTCGTCCAGGCCGGCCCGTCCGACCAGGCGGAGATCGCGGAACTTATCAACTACTTTGACACGCGTACCTCGAAGGCGGTCAACGAAGTTAAGGTGTTCCGGCTCCGCAACGCGTACTCGGACGAATTGGCCCAGGTACTCGGCCAGGCGCTCACCTCGTCGATCGTGAACCCGAGTCTGTCGGCGGTCCAGCGGCAGATCACGGGGGCCGGTGGCGGGGCCGGCGGGGCCGGCGGCGGTGCGGGCGGCGGCGGGGGCAACAACGTCCCCGGCGGGTTCGGCCAGGTCGGTGCCGGCGGTGGCGGTGGCGGTGGGTTCGGGGGCGGTGGGGCCGGTGGTGGCGGGTTCGGCGGCGGCGGCGCCGGCGGGGGGCTCGGTGGCGGTGCCGGTGCGACCGGCAGCCTGACCCAGGGGTCCGGCCTGACCACCAAGACGACCACCCTCAAGTTCTTCAGCGCGGCCGGCGGGACGCCCGTCGAGTCCGGGATGCTCGAAGACGTCCACATCACCCCGGACGCGCGGATCAACGGCCTCATCATCGCGGCCCCGTCCACGACCATGCGGTTGCTCGAAGCCCTGATCAAGGAACTGGACGTCGTCGCGGCCGCCTCGTCGTACATCAACGTCTTCACCCTGAAGCGGGCGGACGCGGTCACGACGGCCACGATCCTGACCAACCTGTTCTCCAGTTCGGCCCGGACCGGGGCCGGCGGGGGCGGCGCGTTCGGGGCCGGCGGCTTCGGCGGCGGGGCCGGCGGCGGCGGTGGTGGGGGCGGCGGGCTCGCCGGCGGCGGCGCGACCGGCGGGCTGACGTCCGTCAACGCGGTCAGCCGGCCGCTGCTCACCCTGACCGGTCAGGCGTCCGACGGGGCCACCTTGATCGACCTGCGGATCACGGCCGACCCGCGGACCAACTCGATCGTCGTGGCCGGCAGCCGGAACGACCTGGACACGATCAACGCGATCGTCGCCCGGCTCGAGGACGCGGACGCCCCGCAGCTGCGGTCCGAAGTGTTCAAGCTCCGGTACGCGGCCTCGGCCGACCTGGCGACGGCCATCCAGACCTACGTGGCCACGTACACCCCGTTGATCACCCAGCAGTACCAGGGGCCGTTCCAGACGATCCAGAAGAACGTCGTGGTGGTGGCCGAGCCGGTCAGCAACACGCTGATGATCGCGGCCTCCCAGCCGCTCTTCGAAGAGATCGCGCGGATGGTCGCCCGGATGGACGCCCAGCCACCGCAGGTGTTCGTCCAGGTGACGATCGCCGAAGTCCAGCTCACGGCCCACGAGGAGTTCGGGGTCGAAATCGGGCTCCAGAGCCCGATCCTGTTCTCCCGCAGCTCGACCGGCACGACGCCGGGGACGCCGGGGTACAACTTCAACTCGACGGCCGCCCTGCCGAACACCACGTCGGCCGGGTCGGGGACGGTCGGGTTCCAGGGGCTCGGCCAGCTGGGCGTCGGTCGGTCCGGGTCGGCCGGGGTCGGCGGGTTCGTCTTCTCGGCCGCCAGCGACGCCGTCAGCATCCTCGTCCGGGCCCTCAAGACCCAGGGCCGGGTGGACATCCTGAGCCGCCCGCAGTTGCTCCTGACGGACAACCAGCAGGGGTTCTTCCAGGTCGGCCAGCAGTACCCGCTCCCGTCGGCCACGACCGTGACCGGGACCGGGTTGGCCCAGCAGTCGATCACGTACGTGGACATCGGGATCGTGTTGCGGATCACCCCGCGGATCAACCCGGACGGCCGGGTACTCATGCGGGTCGAGCCGCAGGTGTCGAGCCCGGACCCGATCTCGGTGGCCGTCGGGACCACGACCGCCCCGGCGATCGACGTCCAGACCCTGCAGACGACGGTCCAGGCCGGCGACGGGGAGACGGTCGTCCTCGGCGGGCTGATCTCCAAGCAGGACACCAAGCAGGAGAACAAGATCCCGGTCCTCGGCGACCTCCCGTGGGTCGGGGCGGCGTTCCGGTACCGGACCCAGGACCAGCAGAAGCGGGAGCTGCTCTTCATCATGACCCCGCACATCATCCGGTCCGAGGCCGACTTCGCGCGGATCTCGCGGGACGAGTCGAGCCGGATGAGCTGGAACCTGAAGGACGTGGCGAACGTCCACGGGTACGGGCTGGACGTCCTGAGCGGCAACCGGCCGCTGGCGCCCGGCGCCTGTCCGCCCGGGAGCTACACCCCCGGCCCGGCCCCGTACATGGCGTCCCCCGGGTTCGTCCCGTCGCCGTCGTACCCGTCCGTGCAACCCGAGACGCTGCCGCTCCTGATCCCGGGCCAACCGCCGAGTGCGGTCGTGCCCCCGGGCGCACTCCCGTACGGCACGGTCGGTCCGGTCGGTCCGTACGGTGGGTCGGGTGTACCGTACGGGCCCGGCGGACCCGTGCCGTACGGTCCCGGTGGGCCGGGTGTACCGTATGGCCCCGGCGGCCCGGTCCCGGGCGGTCCCGGCGGCCCGATTCCTGGTGGCCCTGGTGGCCCCGGTGGCCCGATTCCTGGTAGCCCGATTCCTGGTGGCCCGGTGCCGGGTGGGTCGATCCCGCCGGGTGGTCCCGGTGGGCCGGTACCTGGAAATCCGGGCGGGCAGCTCCCGCCCGGCGGACCGGGTGGACCGAACGCGCAGGTCGTGCCCCCGGCCGGTCCCGTGATCGTCCCGACGTCCGGGTCCGTGACGATCGTCGCTCCGCCCGTCGGAACGCCGGTCACCGTGACCCCGCCCGCGGGGACTGGGGTTCCGGCGAACTCCGGCAAGCCGCAACCCGTGGTGATGTACCCGCAGTCGCAGATGACGCCGGGGTACGTGCCGCCGACCCCGCAAACGGTCAACACTCTCCCCGCGGGCAGCGATTCGGCGCCGGCGACCAAGCCCAACGGACAGGACGCGACGCCGTGGGTGTTCCAGCGCGGTCCTTCGAAATAA